A single region of the Tigriopus californicus strain San Diego chromosome 8, Tcal_SD_v2.1, whole genome shotgun sequence genome encodes:
- the LOC131885952 gene encoding probable rhodanese domain-containing dual specificity protein phosphatase, translating into MGCTTSKDGSRPVVSPEGHAKPLNEQNNMLISRILDYQKQSREYLNDLMLEPRSLVPEELRFGYISTNTFFNMFHAGFCGPYIANPKYMLLVDFRSLEEFEESHVHSAMHFTAIPWDAVTFFDFASYSLIVFYDFDGTAAANIFSVLFRARQRLKKMRIDVLVVLGGLKNLNRRFPHLIYRGNEPGNRVIPWMPTLIKNEQVFLGRHEQSEEKTVIKGLGITHVLSIGRSPENCFHGVLYHGLDGETDLEETFRTSFKLISDVVNEGGRVLVHGVDGLNRSAAVIIAYLMKSHPALLEEAFFYVQTLRPFVRMDQGCVEALMRYERELFGYSITDLDEMLWI; encoded by the exons atgggTTGCACAACATCCAAGGACGGCTCACGTCCTGTTGTGTCACCAGAAGGTCATGCCAAGCCCTTAAATGAACAAAACAATATGCTCATTTCAAGGATATTAGACTATCAAAAAC AGTCGCGAGAgtatttgaatgatttgatgCTGGAGCCTCGAAGCCTAGTTCCCGAAGAGCTACGATTTGGATACATCTCCACGAATACTTTCTTTAACATGTTTCATGCCGGATTCTGTGGACCCTACATAGCCAACCCGAAGTACATGTTGCTGGTCGATTTCAG ATCTTTAGAAGAGTTTGAAGAATCTCATGTTCACTCAGCCATGCATTTCACGGCTATACCCTGGGATGCCGTCACTTTCTTCG ATTTTGCCAGTTATTCTCTAATTGTGTTCTACGACTTTGATGGAACTGCGGCCGCCAACATTTTTTCTGTTCTTTTTCGAGCGCGTCAACGCCTGAAAAAAATGCGT ATCGATGTTCTAGTAGTATTAGGGGGCTTGAAGAATTTGAACCGTCGATTTCCTCACCTAATATATCGAGGAAACGAACCAGGAAACCGTGTGATACCTTggatgcccaccctgattAAAAACGAGCAAGTTTTCTTGGGAAGACACGAGCAATCTGAGGAGAAGACAGTGATCAAGGGCCTTGGAATCACGCATGTCCTCTCAATTGGAAG GAGCCCCGAAAACTGTTTCCATGGTGTTCTCTATCACGGACTGGATGGAGAAACCGACTTGGAAGAAACTTTTCGTACCTCGTTCAAACTTATTTCCGACGTCGTCAATGAA GGGGGACGTGTGTTGGTTCATGGAGTGGATGGGTTAAATCGTTCGGCAGCCGTAATCATTGCTTACCTCATGAAATCTCATCCAGCCTTACTCGAAGAGGCCTTTTTCTATGTTCAAACGTTGAGGCCTTTCGTTAGG aTGGATCAAGGATGTGTTGAAGCCCTGATGAGATACGAAAGGGAGCTTTTCGGTTATTCGATCACAGATCTAGATGAGATGTTGTGGATTTAG
- the LOC131885953 gene encoding ferritin heavy chain-like, with product MLRTTCLLLVCAISVTHQSCSIGPQADPHGRAQAEDQHNYHEACVEGLRSQIRKEFEASLQYLLMGAYFAQDDVNLAGFTKMFFEHADEERGHGIQFIEYLRHRGDEEINLLGSDPILPILGKNTWADGEEALRDALEMEKIVSGSIKKLIDVCDNDAKQDYHAADWLTGTFLEEQFQGQRHLAGLINSLSTFRRDHEHLADWMFSNNLLSA from the coding sequence ATGTTGAGAACCACGTGTTTGCTTCTCGTCTGCGCTATTAGTGTGACCCACCAGTCATGCAGTATTGGTCCACAAGCAGATCCACATGGACGAGCTCAGGCCGAGGACCAACACAACTATCACGAGGCCTGTGTCGAAGGTCTCCGATCTCAGATTCGTAAAGAGTTCGAAGCCTCTCTCCAATACTTGCTGATGGGCGCTTACTTTGCACAGGATGACGTGAACCTAGCTGGATTCACTAAAATGTTCTTTGAGCATGCGGACGAGGAACGTGGTCATGGAATCCAGTTCATCGAGTATCTTCGTCATCGGGGTGACGAGGAGATCAATTTACTGGGATCAGATCCTATTCTACCCATTCTGGGCAAGAACACATGGGCTGATGGGGAGGAAGCTCTACGTGACgccttggaaatggaaaagatcGTCAGCGGATCCATTAAGAAGTTGATCGACGTCTGCGATAATGATGCCAAACAAGATTACCACGCCGCTGATTGGTTGACGGGTACTTTCTTGGAGGAACAATTCCAAGGCCAACGCCATTTGGCTGGACTCATCAACAGTTTGAGCACTTTCCGACGAGATCACGAGCATCTAGCTGATTGGATGTTCAGCAACAATCTTTTGTCTGCTTAA
- the LOC131885949 gene encoding glycerol-3-phosphate dehydrogenase, mitochondrial-like isoform X2 → MSTLRKVALGTAGVGAGVGTIILGKLFLKEDRHARMTEEHIEKVKKGLIKRPKDELRTRPQQLASLKSDQFDVLVIGGGATGSGCALDSVSRGLKTAMIELDDFASGTTSRSTKLIHGGVRYLQKAIMRLDYEQYCMVKEALHERANLLDIAPHLSFPLPIMLPVYKWWQVPYFWAGIKAYDLVSGDECLKPSYYLSKQRALELFPMLKRDKLKGAIVYYDGSHNDSRMCLSIAISAARMGATVANHTRALALIKDEQGQITGVRMRDELTGEEWETKAKCVVNATGPFTDSIRKMDNPGSKDICCPSMGVHIMLPDYYSPESMGLLDPATSDGRVIFFLPWLGVTIAGTTDTPCDVTHSPSPSESDIQFILNEVKNYLTPDIEVRRGDVLSAWSGIRPLVKDPNKEDTQSLVRNHVIHVSDSKLVTIAGGKWTTYRSMAQETLDAAVKACQLEPQRDSQTDGLILEGGHTWTPTQFIRLVQDVGFDSQVAQHLSETYGDRAFNVAKYATITGKRWPIVGNRLHDEYPYIAAEVRYAVIHEYAATAVDVVSKRLRLSFLNVQAAEEALPKIVDIMGQELNWSKAEKQKQIDQAINFLKAEMGKDVNKAIKDAIPISLSKQEISDYVKRFNALDYDKKGFVSVNDIRKWLKKSGTFSDDDRFFHILHEVDLARNGSATLPEFFQMMSAIKTGAVSHSRFAHMTDSMDDLTYGQKMERSGGGL, encoded by the exons ATGTCCACATTAAGGAAAGTTGCTTTAGGCACGGCTGGAGTTGGCGCCGGAGTAGGAACAATCATCTTGGGAAAATTGTTTCTCAAAGAAGATCGCCATGCTCGG ATGACCGAGGAGCACATTGAGAAGGTGAAGAAAGGTCTCATCAAAAGACCGAAAGATGAACTTCGAACACGGCCACAGCAATTGGCCTCCTTGAAAAGCGATCAATTCGATGTCCTTGTCATCGGAGGAGGTGCCACTGGCTCGGGCTGTGCCTTGGATTCCGTGTCCAGAGGCCTGAAAACCGCCATGATCGAATTGGACGACTTTGCCTCGGGAACCACGTCCAGGAGCACCAAACTGATCCATGGCGGTGTGCGATACTTGCAAAAAGCCATCATGAGACTAGATTACGAGCAGTACTGTATGGTCAAGGAAGCTTTGCACGAGCGGGCAAACTTGTTGGACATTGCTCCACATCTATCATTTCCGCTTCCGATTATGTTGCCAGTTTACAA GTGGTGGCAAGTGCCCTATTTCTGGGCCGGTATCAAGGCCTACGATCTTGTGTCTGGAGATGAATGCCTCAAGCCTTCCTATTATCTCAGCAAACAACGGGCGTTGGAACTGTTCCCAATGCTTAAACGAGACAAATTGAAAGGCGCCATTGTCTACTATGACG GGTCCCACAATGATTCGAGAATGTGTCTCTCGATTGCAATCAGTGCGGCTCGAATGGGAGCCACGGTTGCTAATCACACCAGAGCTTTGGCCCTcatcaaagatgaacaaggCCAAATCACGGGGGTAAGGATGCGAGATGAGCTCACTGGGGAAGAGTGGGAAACTAAGGCTAAATGTGTGGTCAATGCCACGGGTCCATTCACGGACTCAATCCGGAAAATGGACAACCCTGGGTCCAAAGACATCTGCTGCCCTTCCATGGGAGTCCACATCATGCTACCCGATTATTACTCTCCCGAAAGCATGGGCCTTTTGGATCCTGCTACCTCTGATGGGCgtgtcattttctttcttccttggTTGGGAGTAACCATTGCTGGAACGACAGATACTCCGTGCGATGTGACGCATAGTCCGTCGCCAAGCGAAAGCGATATCCAATTCATCTTGAATGAAGTCAAGAATTATCTCACTCCGGACATTGAAG TTCGCCGTGGGGACGTTCTGTCGGCTTGGAGTGGCATTCGCCCTTTGGTCAAGGACCCCAATAAGGAAGACACTCAGAGCTTGGTCCGCAATCACGTTATCCACGTATCGGACAGTAAATTGGTCACCATTGCTGGCGGCAAGTGGACCACTTACAGGTCGATGGCTCAAGAAACCCTGGACGCTGCAGTCAAAGCGTGTCAACTCGAACCTCAAAGAGACTCTCAAACCGACGGACTCATCCTCGAAGGTGGTCACACGTGGACCCCAACTCAATTCATTCGCCTGGTTCAAGATGTGGGCTTTGATTCCCAAGTGGCACAACATCTCTCTGAGACTTACGGAGATCGTGCTTTCAACGTTGCCAAATACGCCACCATTACGGGCAAGAGATGGCCTATCGTGGGAAACCGGCTTCATGATGAGTACCCTTACATTGCTGCAGAG GTACGATACGCCGTTATCCACGAGTACGCCGCCACGGCTGTAGATGTGGTTTCCAAGCGATTGCGATTGTCCTTCCTCAATGTTCAAGCTGCTGAGGAAGCTCTCCCTAAAATTGTGGACATTATGGGTCAAGAGCTCAATTGGTCCAAGGCggagaagcaaaagcaaattgatcaagcCATCAATTTCTTGAAGGCGGAAATGGGCAAGGATGTGAACAAAGCTATCAAAGATgccatccccattagcttgAGCAAGCAAGAAATATCAGACTATGTCAAAAGATTCAACGCGCTGGATTACGACAAGAAGGGATTTGTTTCCGTGAACGATATTCGCAAATGGTTGAAG AAATCCGGCACCTTCTCGGACGACGATCGTTTTTTCCATATCTTGCATGAAGTGGATCTCGCAAGAAATGGATCTGCCACCTTGCCAGAATTCTTTCAG atgATGTCCGCTATCAAAACTGGGGCCGTTTCCCACTCAAGGTTTGCTCACATGACGGATTCAATGGACGATCTAACTTACGGCCAAAAGATGGAGAGAAGCGGTGGAGGTTTATAG
- the LOC131885949 gene encoding glycerol-3-phosphate dehydrogenase, mitochondrial-like isoform X1 — protein MSTLRKVALGTAGVGAGVGTIILGKLFLKEDRHARMTEEHIEKVKKGLIKRPKDELRTRPQQLASLKSDQFDVLVIGGGATGSGCALDSVSRGLKTAMIELDDFASGTTSRSTKLIHGGVRYLQKAIMRLDYEQYCMVKEALHERANLLDIAPHLSFPLPIMLPVYKWWQVPYFWAGIKAYDLVSGDECLKPSYYLSKQRALELFPMLKRDKLKGAIVYYDGSHNDSRMCLSIAISAARMGATVANHTRALALIKDEQGQITGVRMRDELTGEEWETKAKCVVNATGPFTDSIRKMDNPGSKDICCPSMGVHIMLPDYYSPESMGLLDPATSDGRVIFFLPWLGVTIAGTTDTPCDVTHSPSPSESDIQFILNEVKNYLTPDIEVRRGDVLSAWSGIRPLVKDPNKEDTQSLVRNHVIHVSDSKLVTIAGGKWTTYRSMAQETLDAAVKACQLEPQRDSQTDGLILEGGHTWTPTQFIRLVQDVGFDSQVAQHLSETYGDRAFNVAKYATITGKRWPIVGNRLHDEYPYIAAEVRYAVIHEYAATAVDVVSKRLRLSFLNVQAAEEALPKIVDIMGQELNWSKAEKQKQIDQAINFLKAEMGKDVNKAIKDAIPISLSKQEISDYVKRFNALDYDKKGFVSVNDIRKWLKKLDRDIPGEELHNILRELDTNNNGQVELEEYLQMMSAIKTGAVSHSRFAHMTDSMDDLTYGQKMERSGGGL, from the exons ATGTCCACATTAAGGAAAGTTGCTTTAGGCACGGCTGGAGTTGGCGCCGGAGTAGGAACAATCATCTTGGGAAAATTGTTTCTCAAAGAAGATCGCCATGCTCGG ATGACCGAGGAGCACATTGAGAAGGTGAAGAAAGGTCTCATCAAAAGACCGAAAGATGAACTTCGAACACGGCCACAGCAATTGGCCTCCTTGAAAAGCGATCAATTCGATGTCCTTGTCATCGGAGGAGGTGCCACTGGCTCGGGCTGTGCCTTGGATTCCGTGTCCAGAGGCCTGAAAACCGCCATGATCGAATTGGACGACTTTGCCTCGGGAACCACGTCCAGGAGCACCAAACTGATCCATGGCGGTGTGCGATACTTGCAAAAAGCCATCATGAGACTAGATTACGAGCAGTACTGTATGGTCAAGGAAGCTTTGCACGAGCGGGCAAACTTGTTGGACATTGCTCCACATCTATCATTTCCGCTTCCGATTATGTTGCCAGTTTACAA GTGGTGGCAAGTGCCCTATTTCTGGGCCGGTATCAAGGCCTACGATCTTGTGTCTGGAGATGAATGCCTCAAGCCTTCCTATTATCTCAGCAAACAACGGGCGTTGGAACTGTTCCCAATGCTTAAACGAGACAAATTGAAAGGCGCCATTGTCTACTATGACG GGTCCCACAATGATTCGAGAATGTGTCTCTCGATTGCAATCAGTGCGGCTCGAATGGGAGCCACGGTTGCTAATCACACCAGAGCTTTGGCCCTcatcaaagatgaacaaggCCAAATCACGGGGGTAAGGATGCGAGATGAGCTCACTGGGGAAGAGTGGGAAACTAAGGCTAAATGTGTGGTCAATGCCACGGGTCCATTCACGGACTCAATCCGGAAAATGGACAACCCTGGGTCCAAAGACATCTGCTGCCCTTCCATGGGAGTCCACATCATGCTACCCGATTATTACTCTCCCGAAAGCATGGGCCTTTTGGATCCTGCTACCTCTGATGGGCgtgtcattttctttcttccttggTTGGGAGTAACCATTGCTGGAACGACAGATACTCCGTGCGATGTGACGCATAGTCCGTCGCCAAGCGAAAGCGATATCCAATTCATCTTGAATGAAGTCAAGAATTATCTCACTCCGGACATTGAAG TTCGCCGTGGGGACGTTCTGTCGGCTTGGAGTGGCATTCGCCCTTTGGTCAAGGACCCCAATAAGGAAGACACTCAGAGCTTGGTCCGCAATCACGTTATCCACGTATCGGACAGTAAATTGGTCACCATTGCTGGCGGCAAGTGGACCACTTACAGGTCGATGGCTCAAGAAACCCTGGACGCTGCAGTCAAAGCGTGTCAACTCGAACCTCAAAGAGACTCTCAAACCGACGGACTCATCCTCGAAGGTGGTCACACGTGGACCCCAACTCAATTCATTCGCCTGGTTCAAGATGTGGGCTTTGATTCCCAAGTGGCACAACATCTCTCTGAGACTTACGGAGATCGTGCTTTCAACGTTGCCAAATACGCCACCATTACGGGCAAGAGATGGCCTATCGTGGGAAACCGGCTTCATGATGAGTACCCTTACATTGCTGCAGAG GTACGATACGCCGTTATCCACGAGTACGCCGCCACGGCTGTAGATGTGGTTTCCAAGCGATTGCGATTGTCCTTCCTCAATGTTCAAGCTGCTGAGGAAGCTCTCCCTAAAATTGTGGACATTATGGGTCAAGAGCTCAATTGGTCCAAGGCggagaagcaaaagcaaattgatcaagcCATCAATTTCTTGAAGGCGGAAATGGGCAAGGATGTGAACAAAGCTATCAAAGATgccatccccattagcttgAGCAAGCAAGAAATATCAGACTATGTCAAAAGATTCAACGCGCTGGATTACGACAAGAAGGGATTTGTTTCCGTGAACGATATTCGCAAATGGTTGAAG AAATTGGACCGAGATATTCCCGGCGAAGAACTTCACAA CATTTTGAGGGAACTTGATACCAATAACAATGGTCAAGTCGAGCTTGAAGAATATCTGCAG atgATGTCCGCTATCAAAACTGGGGCCGTTTCCCACTCAAGGTTTGCTCACATGACGGATTCAATGGACGATCTAACTTACGGCCAAAAGATGGAGAGAAGCGGTGGAGGTTTATAG
- the LOC131885949 gene encoding glycerol-3-phosphate dehydrogenase, mitochondrial-like isoform X3, with product MSTLRKVALGTAGVGAGVGTIILGKLFLKEDRHARMTEEHIEKVKKGLIKRPKDELRTRPQQLASLKSDQFDVLVIGGGATGSGCALDSVSRGLKTAMIELDDFASGTTSRSTKLIHGGVRYLQKAIMRLDYEQYCMVKEALHERANLLDIAPHLSFPLPIMLPVYKWWQVPYFWAGIKAYDLVSGDECLKPSYYLSKQRALELFPMLKRDKLKGAIVYYDGSHNDSRMCLSIAISAARMGATVANHTRALALIKDEQGQITGVRMRDELTGEEWETKAKCVVNATGPFTDSIRKMDNPGSKDICCPSMGVHIMLPDYYSPESMGLLDPATSDGRVIFFLPWLGVTIAGTTDTPCDVTHSPSPSESDIQFILNEVKNYLTPDIEVRRGDVLSAWSGIRPLVKDPNKEDTQSLVRNHVIHVSDSKLVTIAGGKWTTYRSMAQETLDAAVKACQLEPQRDSQTDGLILEGGHTWTPTQFIRLVQDVGFDSQVAQHLSETYGDRAFNVAKYATITGKRWPIVGNRLHDEYPYIAAEVRYAVIHEYAATAVDVVSKRLRLSFLNVQAAEEALPKIVDIMGQELNWSKAEKQKQIDQAINFLKAEMGKDVNKAIKDAIPISLSKQEISDYVKRFNALDYDKKGFVSVNDIRKCILRELDTNNNGQVELEEYLQMMSAIKTGAVSHSRFAHMTDSMDDLTYGQKMERSGGGL from the exons ATGTCCACATTAAGGAAAGTTGCTTTAGGCACGGCTGGAGTTGGCGCCGGAGTAGGAACAATCATCTTGGGAAAATTGTTTCTCAAAGAAGATCGCCATGCTCGG ATGACCGAGGAGCACATTGAGAAGGTGAAGAAAGGTCTCATCAAAAGACCGAAAGATGAACTTCGAACACGGCCACAGCAATTGGCCTCCTTGAAAAGCGATCAATTCGATGTCCTTGTCATCGGAGGAGGTGCCACTGGCTCGGGCTGTGCCTTGGATTCCGTGTCCAGAGGCCTGAAAACCGCCATGATCGAATTGGACGACTTTGCCTCGGGAACCACGTCCAGGAGCACCAAACTGATCCATGGCGGTGTGCGATACTTGCAAAAAGCCATCATGAGACTAGATTACGAGCAGTACTGTATGGTCAAGGAAGCTTTGCACGAGCGGGCAAACTTGTTGGACATTGCTCCACATCTATCATTTCCGCTTCCGATTATGTTGCCAGTTTACAA GTGGTGGCAAGTGCCCTATTTCTGGGCCGGTATCAAGGCCTACGATCTTGTGTCTGGAGATGAATGCCTCAAGCCTTCCTATTATCTCAGCAAACAACGGGCGTTGGAACTGTTCCCAATGCTTAAACGAGACAAATTGAAAGGCGCCATTGTCTACTATGACG GGTCCCACAATGATTCGAGAATGTGTCTCTCGATTGCAATCAGTGCGGCTCGAATGGGAGCCACGGTTGCTAATCACACCAGAGCTTTGGCCCTcatcaaagatgaacaaggCCAAATCACGGGGGTAAGGATGCGAGATGAGCTCACTGGGGAAGAGTGGGAAACTAAGGCTAAATGTGTGGTCAATGCCACGGGTCCATTCACGGACTCAATCCGGAAAATGGACAACCCTGGGTCCAAAGACATCTGCTGCCCTTCCATGGGAGTCCACATCATGCTACCCGATTATTACTCTCCCGAAAGCATGGGCCTTTTGGATCCTGCTACCTCTGATGGGCgtgtcattttctttcttccttggTTGGGAGTAACCATTGCTGGAACGACAGATACTCCGTGCGATGTGACGCATAGTCCGTCGCCAAGCGAAAGCGATATCCAATTCATCTTGAATGAAGTCAAGAATTATCTCACTCCGGACATTGAAG TTCGCCGTGGGGACGTTCTGTCGGCTTGGAGTGGCATTCGCCCTTTGGTCAAGGACCCCAATAAGGAAGACACTCAGAGCTTGGTCCGCAATCACGTTATCCACGTATCGGACAGTAAATTGGTCACCATTGCTGGCGGCAAGTGGACCACTTACAGGTCGATGGCTCAAGAAACCCTGGACGCTGCAGTCAAAGCGTGTCAACTCGAACCTCAAAGAGACTCTCAAACCGACGGACTCATCCTCGAAGGTGGTCACACGTGGACCCCAACTCAATTCATTCGCCTGGTTCAAGATGTGGGCTTTGATTCCCAAGTGGCACAACATCTCTCTGAGACTTACGGAGATCGTGCTTTCAACGTTGCCAAATACGCCACCATTACGGGCAAGAGATGGCCTATCGTGGGAAACCGGCTTCATGATGAGTACCCTTACATTGCTGCAGAG GTACGATACGCCGTTATCCACGAGTACGCCGCCACGGCTGTAGATGTGGTTTCCAAGCGATTGCGATTGTCCTTCCTCAATGTTCAAGCTGCTGAGGAAGCTCTCCCTAAAATTGTGGACATTATGGGTCAAGAGCTCAATTGGTCCAAGGCggagaagcaaaagcaaattgatcaagcCATCAATTTCTTGAAGGCGGAAATGGGCAAGGATGTGAACAAAGCTATCAAAGATgccatccccattagcttgAGCAAGCAAGAAATATCAGACTATGTCAAAAGATTCAACGCGCTGGATTACGACAAGAAGGGATTTGTTTCCGTGAACGATATTCGCAAATG CATTTTGAGGGAACTTGATACCAATAACAATGGTCAAGTCGAGCTTGAAGAATATCTGCAG atgATGTCCGCTATCAAAACTGGGGCCGTTTCCCACTCAAGGTTTGCTCACATGACGGATTCAATGGACGATCTAACTTACGGCCAAAAGATGGAGAGAAGCGGTGGAGGTTTATAG
- the LOC131885951 gene encoding nucleolar and spindle-associated protein 1-like translates to MAPPTVSELEAMKYRQLQRVAKDLGIKANLPRSHMIEAILENHEVTQCSPPTVTPQSRGSFTPQAEPTPRSGTPKTPFISGSIRKRRESVQKQSSLGLTSGQGRVLKAKSSVKKPVAQATHIPRFVSKPPPNFAKLHEQQFQKMDSLDVYLGKKEARTQSIKQRFALAQELASQHKVAMDKVKKMTPIDALSGKAVRRSPRNLTQTHSTHAPSPRKSNAMFIPTNTTVNPNRFQFGSVSSNAAKPFVFTATPQKAATPKVKTLQNITNTQIGTPSSAKKHFDLKASLARPLAYKPHKGKLKTWTEEKKAERQIMSSKMNPTVGKTQKIKGVRMNKRAELLLQRRHLTAQN, encoded by the coding sequence ATGGCCCCACCCACCGTTTCGGAGTTGGAGGCCATGAAATACCGTCAATTGCAACGCGTCGCCAAAGATTTGGGCATCAAAGCCAATCTACCCCGATCTCATATGATTGAGGCGATCTTAGAAAATCATGAGGTCACTCAATGTAGCCCACCCACCGTAACGCCGCAGTCTCGGGGGTCGTTCACGCCTCAGGCTGAACCCACTCCGCGATCAGGCACGCCTAAAACCCCATTTATATCCGGGTCGATCCGGAAACGGCGGGAATCGGTTCAGAAACAGTCGAGTTTGGGACTAACCTCGGGCCAGGGTCGCGTTTTGAAGGCCAAGAGTTCGGTGAAAAAGCCCGTGGCCCAGGCCACTCACATCCCACGCTTCGTGTCCAAGCCCCCGCCCAATTTCGCCAAGTTACACGAGCAACAGTTTCAGAAGATGGATTCCTTGGACGTGTATTTGGGCAAGAAGGAGGCTCGCACACAATCGATCAAGCAACGATTCGCTTTAGCTCAAGAATTGGCCTCCCAACACAAAGTGGCCATGGATAAGGTGAAGAAGATGACCCCCATTGATGCCTTGAGCGGCAAAGCGGTTCGCCGATCGCCCAGAAACTTGACCCAGACTCATTCGACCCACGCCCCATCCCCGCGGAAGAGTAATGCCATGTTTATTCCGACCAACACCACAGTCAATCCGAATCGCTTTCAATTTGGATCCGTCTCCTCCAACGCTGCCAAACCTTTCGTTTTTACGGCTACCCCTCAAAAAGCGGCAACACCCAAAGTTAAAACACTCCAGAACATCACCAACACCCAGATTGGCACGCCCTCGTCGGCCAAAAAACATTTCGATTTGAAAGCCAGTTTGGCCCGACCTTTGGCCTACAAACCTCACAAAGGCAAATTGAAGACCTGGACCGAGGAGAAGAAGGCTGAACGCCAAATTATGAGCTCGAAAATGAACCCCACCGTTGggaaaactcaaaaaattaaaggcGTTCGCATGAACAAACGGGCTGAGCTATTACTCCAAAGACGACACCTTACCGCCCAGAATTAG
- the LOC131885950 gene encoding dnaJ homolog shv-like, whose translation MQSSSTVGILMILLSAFTLETWAGRDFYKILGVSRSANTNQIKKAYRKLAKEMHPDRNPDKEDANEKFQDLGAAYEALSDADKRKLYDKCGEECLNKEGGGGGGGDPFSSFFGGDFGFNFFGDGPGGGEREAPRGANIVMDLYVSLEELYVGNFVELTHNKPVMKPAKGTRRCNCRQEMVTRQLGPGRFQMTQQQVCDECPNVKFVTEEHLLEVEVEQGMTDGMETKFVAEGEPHVDGEPGDLILKIRTEPHPRFERRGDDLYLNVTISLVDALSGFELDIEHLDGHQVHVTRDKITWPGARIRKKGEGMPNFENNNLFGTLYITFDVQFPKGELTPDEKEEMAKILKQDPVNKIYNGLGGFS comes from the exons ATGCAGAGTTCATCGACCGTGGGGATCCTGATGATCCTCTTGAGCGCCTTCACACTCGAAACCTGGGCCGG ACGAGATTTCTACAAAATTTTGGGTGTGTCTCGCTCCGCCAACACCAATCAGATCAAGAAAGCTTATCGCAAACTGGCCAAAGAGATGCATCCGGATCGCAATCCCGACAAGGAGGATGCCAACGAGAAGTTCCAAGACTTGGGAGCCGCTTACGAGGCCCTCTCGGATGCGGACAAGCGCAAACTCTATGACAAATGCGGCGAAGAATGCCTGAACAAGGAGGGCGGCGGCGGGGGCGGGGGTGATCCCTTTTCCAGTTTCTTTGGCGGTGATTTCGGCTTCAACTTCTTTGGTGACGGACCTGGCGGGGGCGAACGCGAAGCTCCGCGCGGGGCCAATATTGTCATGGACTTGTATGTGTCGCTGGAAGAGTTGTATGTGGGCAATTTTGTGGAACTCACGCATAATAAGCCGGTTATGAAACCGGCCAAAGGCACGCGACGCTGTAATTGTCGGCAAGAAATGGTTACACGCCAATTAGGGCCCGGACGGTTCCAGATGACGCAACAGCAAGTCTGCGATGAGTGTCCCAACGTCAA ATTCGTCACCGAAGAACATTTACTCGAGGTTGAGGTGGAACAAGGCATGACGGACGGTATGGAAACGAAGTTTGTAGCTGAAGGCGAGCCCCACGTAGATGGGGAACCGGGCGATCTCATTCTCAAGATTCGGACGGAGCCGCATCCTCGTTTTGAGAGGCGTGGCGATGATCTCTACCTGAACGTGACCATTTCTCTCGTGGACGCTCTGAGTGGGTTCGAGCTCGACATCGAGCATTTAGACGGACATCAGGTGCATGTGACTCGAGATAAGATCACTTGGCCCGGGGCCCGGATCCGAAAGAAGGGCGAAGGCATGccaaactttgaaaacaaTAACCTCTTCGGCACCTTGTACATCACATTCGACGTTCAATTCCCCAAAGGCGAGCTCACCCCCGACGAAAAggaggaaatggccaagattttgAAGCAAGATCCCGTGAATAAAATTTATAATGGATTGGGTGGATTTTCATAG